One Hypanus sabinus isolate sHypSab1 chromosome 4, sHypSab1.hap1, whole genome shotgun sequence genomic region harbors:
- the LOC132393132 gene encoding general transcription factor II-I repeat domain-containing protein 2-like produces the protein MRCSHTRNRLQAPCAQTFPPECTEVMDVVIQIVNKIMAKSLNHRQFRLLLDELESAYSDLLLHNKVRWLSRGEVLKRFVACLEEVRTLLGSKGLTFPELEQPEWLEKLHFMVDMTAHLNTLTTALHGKGGTALHMLEDVLAFECKLTVLARDLQKGTLSHFPNLREFKQGHDMINSEYLHSAIIAMQTSFGKRFCEFREEKKHIILPGHSPKHRSIPTEYDCIGRCE, from the exons ATGAGGTGTTCACACACAAGAAATAGGCTTCAG GCAccgtgcgctcaaacatttcctccggaatgcacagaagtaatggatgttgtcattcagattgtcaataaaataatggcaaaaagtttaaatcaccgtcaattccgtttgttactggacgagctggaaagcgcatattctgatctcctgctgcacaacaaagtccggtggctgtccagaggggaggtgctgaaacgctttgtcgcgtgtctggaagaagtgagaactctcctgggcagcaaagggctcacctttcccgagctggaacagccagaatggctggaaaagctacacttcatggtagacatgacagcgcacctgaacacgctgaccACAGCTCTTCACGGGAAAGGaggtacagccctacacatgttggaggatgttttggcattcgagtgcaagttgacagtgcttgccagagatttacagaaaggcactttgtctcacttccccaatttgagagagttcaaacaaggtcacgacatgataaattcggagtatttacattctgcaatcatcgcaatgcaaacatcgtttgggaaacgcttctgtgagttcagagaggaaaaaaaacacattatccttcccggtcactcccctaagcatcgatccatccctactgaatatgactgcattggcaggtgtgagtaa